Part of the Methanothermobacter sp. MT-2 genome is shown below.
AGCCAAAATGGAGGGATTCAAAACCACAGTAGTCTGTGAAAGGGGGCGTGAAGTCCCATATCAGCGTTTCAGGGTTGCTGATGAGTTTATAGTGGTGGATGAGTTCAAGGAGATTGCTGATGAAGATGTCCAAGAGAAGTTAAGGGAAATGAACAGCATAATCATCCCCCACGGATCATTTGTAGCCTATGCCGGGCTTGACAGGATCGAAAATGACTTCTATGTACCAATGTATGGGAACAGGAACATACTAAGATGGGAATCTGAAAGGGAACTTGAAAGACGTCTAATGAAAAAAGCCGGCATAAGGATACCCTACAAATATGATGATCCAGAAAAGATAGACCGGCCAGTTATGGTGAAATTCCCAGGGGCCAGGGGAGGTAGAGGATATTTTGTAGCCTCCAGTCCAGAAGAATTCCATGAAAAAATCGACTTAATGATAGACCGTGGATGGATAACAGAAGATGAAATATCAGACGCCCATATAGAAGAATATGTTGCCGGTACAAACTTCTGCATACAATACTTCTACTCAGCCCTAAAAGATGAAGTTGAAATTCTTGGAATGGACAGCCGATACGAATCAAACATAGACGGCCTTGTAAGAATACCAGCAAAGGACCAACTAGATATAAACCTGCAACCATCCTATGTTATCACAGGTAACCATGCGGTAGCCATGAGGGAATCACTCTTGCCACAGGCTTTTGATATAGGTGATAAGATGGCTGAGGCCGCTAAGGAACTTGTACCTCCCGGGTTGAATGGGCCGTTCTGTCTACAGACAATGTGCACAGATAATCTAGAGATTGTAACATTTGAGATGAGCGCGCGTTCAGATGGTGGTACCAACACCTTCATGGGTGGTTCAACTTACAGTTACCTCTTATATGGTGAGGGTATGAGTATGGGTAGGAGAGCCGCCCTTGAAATAAAAAATGCCAAGGATAAGGGCGTCCTAGAAGAGATAATAACTTAGCGAAAAATATTTATAGTGGCGGGGACCATTCCCAGTATAGGGTAGTAAAAGTTTCCCTGCTGAGGATCCCCACCACATTTTATATTTTAGGTGAAGCAGGAAGACTTTAGATGTTAAACCTTTATATAATATAAAAGTGTAAACTAAAGTTTGGAGAAGCTGGTTTTCATATTACTATTTTTATTTTCGAGGTGTATCTATGGAAGATGAAAAAAGATTAAAAGGCACTACAACTGTGGGTATAACCTGCAAAGATGGAGTTGTTTTTGCAACAGAGAGAAGAGCCACAATGGGGAACCTAATAGCGCATAAAGTTGCTGATAAGATCTTCAAAGTCGATGAACATATAGCAGCAACAGTCGCAGGATCAGTAGCAGATGCACAGACACTAATGAAATATTTAAAGGCTGAAGCAGCATTATATAAGATGAGAAACGCTGAGAGGATAAGTATAGAATCAGCAGCGGCCTTAGCATCAAACATACTCCATTCAAACCGCTTCTATCCCCTCATAGTACAAGCACTCCTAGGAGGGGTTGATGATACAGGAGCTAAAATATACTCCCTAGACCCTACCGGGGGAATGATCCTAGACAAATTCATATCAACAGGTTCAGGTTCTCCTATAGCCTACGGTGTACTAGAAGACAGATACACCGAAGACTTGTATGTTGAAGAAGCAATCGACATTGCAATAAAAGCCATAAAATCTGCAATAGAAAGAGACACCTTCTCAGGGAATGGTATAAGAGTGGCGATAGTCACAAAAGAAGGTTTCAAAATGTTAAGTGAAGAAGAAGTTGAAAATAGAATAAAGGAACTATAAACCTAATTTTATCCCCCCAAAAAAATAACATTCTTTAATTTTTATATTTTATTTGAACAATTAGATCCTATTTTTCAAGAAGTGATCATATGGTTTCAGCGGTCCTTGAAGAAATCAAGAAGACTATAATGCAAAGACTACCATCAAGAGTCCAAGTAGCCAAGGTAGAATTTGAAGGGCCAGAAGTCGTAATCTACACAAAAAACCCCGAGATTATAAGTGAAAACGGCGACCTAATCAGGGAACTGGCCAAAGACCTCCGAAAGAGGATTATAATACGCTCAGACCGTTCAGTGCTCATGGAACCAGAAAAGGCCATGGAAAAAATCCATGAGATAGTCCCAAAAGAAGCAGAGATAACCAACATCTCATTTGATGACGTGACCTGTGAAGTAATCATAGAAGCCAAAAAACCAGGACTCGTAATAGGCAAATACGGTTCAACATCAAGAGAAATAGTGAAGAACATAGGATGGGCGCCTAAAATACTGAGAACACCACCAATATCATCAGAGATAATCCAAAGGATACGTAGAACACTCAGAAAAAACAGTAAAGAACGCAAGAAGATACTCCAACAACTAGGAAATAGGATACATCAAGAAATAAAATATGAGAACGACTGGGCGAGACTAACCGCAATAGGAGGATTCAGGGAAGTTGGAAGATCCTGCCTATACCTCCAAACACCCAACAGCAAAATACTCCTAGACTGCGGAGTAAACGTGGCAGGAACAGACGAAAAAACATCATACCCATTCCTAAACGTCCCAGAATTCGCACCAGACAACCTAGACGCCGTAATAATAACCCACGCCCACCTAGACCACTCAGGATTCGTACCATACCTCTACCACTACGGCTACGACGGACCAGTATACTGCACAACACCCACAAGAGACCTCATGACACTACTACAACTAGACCACATAGACATAGCCTACAGAGAAGAACAACCACTACCATTCAACATCAAACACGTGAAAAAATGCATCAAACATACAATCACCCTAGACTACGGAGAAGTAACAGACATAGCACCAGACATAAGACTAACCCTACATAACGCCGGCCACATACTAGGATCAGCCATGGCCCACCTCCACATCGGAGACGGCCAACACAACATGGTATACACTGGAGACTTCAAATACGAACAAAGCCGCCTACTAGAACCCGCAGTTACAAGATTCCCCAGACTAGAAACACTAGTCATGGAAAGCACATATGGTGGGAAAGAAGACGTCCAACCATCAAGAAACCACGCGGAAAAAGAACTGATAAGAACAATCTACACCACCCTAAGGAGAGGTGGTAAAATACTAATACCAGTATTCGCAGTTGGAAGAGCCCAAGAACTCATGGTAGTCCTAGAAGAATATATAAGAACCGGACTCATCGACGAAGTACCAGTCTATATCGATGGCATGATCTGGGAAGCCACAGCCATCCACACAGCCCGCCCAGAATACTTGAGCAAAGACCTCAGAGACCAAATATTCCATATGGGTCACAACCCATTCATCTCAGATATCTTCCGCAAGGTTAATGGAATGGATGAGAGAATGGATATCATCGAAGGGGAACCATCAATCATACTATCAACCTCAGGGATGCTAACCGGTGGAAACTCCCTAGAATACTTTAAATGGTTATGTGAAGATCAAAGGAATTCTCTTGTCTTTGTAGGTTACCAGGCAGAGGGTTCTCTTGGCAGAAGGCTCCAAAAGGGCTGGAAGGAAATACCCCTCAAAGAGGATGGTAAAACAAGAGTATATAATGTGAAAATGGATATAAAAACCATAGAAGGTTTCAGCGGACACTCAGATCGCAGACAACTCATGGAATACGTGAAAAGGGTGATGCCCAGACCAGAAAAAATACTCATATGCCATGGGGACAATTACAAAACCCTAGATCTTGCATCAAGCATCTACAGAACCTACAAGATAGAGACAAAAACACCCCTCAACCTGGAAACTGTACGCATACAATAAAGGTGATCATATTGGTAACATATGCAGATTCCGGAGTAGATATAGACCTTGAAGCACTAACAGTATCAAATATCGCCTCCAAACTCAAAAGAACCTTAAAATATGCTGATGTGCTCACAGATAGTGGTCATTTCGCCTCTATAATACGAGTAGGTGATAAAGCGATAGCAATGAGCACAGATGGTGTGGGCAGCAAAATACTAGTAGCAAAGAAAATGGGAAAATATAACACCATTGGAATAGACTGTGTAGCAATGGTTGTGAACGATATATTATGTGTAGGGGCTAAACCCATCGCAATTGTCGATTACCTTGCAATGGAGAAACCAAACCCAGAAATCGCATCAGAGATAGGTGAAGGATTAGCCAAGGGCGCTGAACTAGCAGAAACAGCTATAATAGGTGGGGAAACAGCAACCTTACCCGAGATAATAAACAATCTCGACCTTGCAGCCACAGGCATAGGGATAACAAGCCCAGATGATATAATAACAGGAGAAAGTATAAAAACCGGCGACATATTAATCGGGGTGGAAAGTAGTGGGATACATAGCAATGGATTAACCCTCGCAAGGAAAATATTCTTCAAAAAACTAAAACTAGACGCTGATGATCCCATACCAGGTTCAAAGGATAAAATTGGAGATGAACTACTAAAACCTACAAGAATCTATGTTAAACCAATACTAGAAGTTCTCAGTTCAGGAATCAAGGTCCATGGACTCGCACATATAACAGGGGGCGGATTCGCGAATATTAAACGCCTAAAAGATACCGTGAATTACAATATAGATAATCTACCAGAACCCCAGATCATATTTAAAACAATCCATAAAAATGGTGTTCCAATCCATGAAATGTACAGGGTCTTCAACATGGGAATAGGCTTCATACTAGTCGTGGATGAAGAAGATGCGAAGGAAACCATAAAAATAGTCCAGAAAACCTTCAAAGCAAAAGAAATAGGCACAGTAGAAAAAGAGCCTGCGGGGACTGTGAAAATCAAAACATACACAAAAGAGGATATTACACTCTAATGAGGTGTCTCTATGAGGATAACCAGTGATGATGAAAAAAGGATCATAATAAAAATCTTAAAAGCCCTTAAAGTGCCAGAAGAACATGCAAAGATAGTTGCTGATGTAACCCTCGATGCCGACCTTAAAGGTTTCAGTTCACATGGTATCGGCAGATTCCCCCAATATGTAAAAGGCATCAAACATGGGAACATAAAAACAAAAGGCAAAATAGAAATCGAAAAAGAAACATCTTCAACCGCCCTAATAAATGGTAACCACCTATTAGGACATTTTGTAACCTATAAAGGGATGGAAATAGCCATCAAAAAAGCAAAAAGGACAGGTGTTGGCCTTGTAGGCATTCACGATTCCAACCATTTTGGTATTGCAGGATATTATTCCGACATGGCAATCAAAGAGGATATGATAGGCATAGTAATGGCGAACACTGAACCAGCAGTGGCACCTTTAGGTGGAAAAGAGCCGATACTCGGAACAAACCCCATAGCCATCAGCATGCCCTCAAATAAATATTATGTTTCAGTTGATATGGCAACATCAGCTTCTGCACGTGGAAAACTACTAGAAGCCGCCCGTAAAGGAGAGAACATACCCGAGGGTATAGCGTTAGACTCTGATGGAAACCCAACAACAGACCCGAAAAAGGCACTAGAAGGTTCAATATTACCATTCGGGGGCCATAAAGGTTACGCATTATCTTTAATGGTAGAAATACTAGCAGGTCCACTTGTAAAAGCCGCAATCGGCAGGGAAGTGAAAGGCACCGTAAACCCCTATGAAAAATGTACAAAAGGAGACCTCCTATTAGCCATTAACCCATCAAATTTCGTTAACATCAAAGAATTCAAAGAACAAGTTGACAAATTCGTAGAAGAAGTTAAATCCACAGGCAAGGTATTAATACCAGGCGACATTGAAAAAATGAACATGAAAAAGAACCTGGAAGAAGGCATATACATAGACAATGAACTCCTAGAAGAATTTAAAAAAATAGAAAAAGAACTAAACTTGGATTTAAACTTAGAGGGGTAAACGCATTGGATAGCAGCAAGGCAATATACAAGGCCCTTAAAGACAACAGAATAAACTTTATAGTAAGCGTACCATGCGTTAACCTTGCAAAGGTCCTTGAAATGATAGACTCCGACAATGAAATCAAACACGTGCCAGCCACAAGAGAAGAAGAAGGTTTTGGGATAGCAGCAGGCGCCTACATGGCAGGGAAAAACACAGCCATCCTCATGCAAAATTCAGGTCTTGGAAATTCCATAAATGTCCTAGCATCCCTCTACAAATTGTACAGAATCCCAATACTCATGATAATAAGCCACAGAGGCACCAAGGGAGAATTCATGAACGCCCAGATACCAATGGGTGAAGCAACACCACTACTACTAGAAACCCTCAAAATACCATACCATGTCCCATCCACCCCCAAAGAAGCATACAATGCCATAAAATCAGCCTGGAAAACCGCAAAAAAGAAAAGATATCCTACAGCCATACTCCTAGAAGTCAGCTACTGGTGAAGGCCAATGGAGCGTATAGAAGCCATAAAAAGGATAATAGAACAATTAAACGATGAACTAGTCATTTGTAATCTTGGATTCCCATCAAGGGAACTTTACAGTATAAAAGATTCCCCAAAACACTTCTACATGCTAGGATCCATGGGCATGGCCTCATCAATTGGACTTGGACTTGCACTATCACAAAAACGTAAAGTAATCGTCCTTGAAGGTGATGGTTCACTCCTCATGAACCTTGGAAGCCTCGTGACAATACATGCCCAAGCACCCAAAAATCTCATACTCATAATCTTAGACAATGGATGTTATGCAACCACAAGTTCACAGTGCACATACGCCCTCCAAGTCGACCTAAGCAAACTTGCAAAGGGTATAGGATTCCAGAAAATCTTCAAATCCGAAAACCCACAAGAAATAAACATGAAAAAAGTGCTAAGAGAAGAAGGGCCTGTCATAGTCCATGTTAAGGTGGAACCGGGTAATGCAAATGTCCCAATCATAGACATAAGCCCAGAGGAGATAATATCAAGATTCATGGATGAAATCTGACTATTTTTTCCGGTAAGTGGCATAGAATCCATCAGTATCAGCATATACCGTGTGGAAACCGAACCTCTCCGCCTCTTTTATCGTTTTCTTAATATATTTCCTGCCCCAGGCCGTTATAGCCTCGGCACACTCTAAAGAATACCATCTGAAACGTGTGTAACCATAAACACCATACATTGTATTAGCAAGCCTTTTAAGGGCTTCCTGTTGCACGTCAAGTATCCTTTTTTCCATGGGCTCTTCAGCTGCCCTCATCTGATTTTTTATCTTAACCCTTTCATCTAATATTTGCCCTATAATCGAAGGCACGAATCCCCTTGGTTTTTTCCTGAACCTGTAACCAGACTCTGGGGCGATATAACATTCTTCTCCAGTATCATGGGTTAGGGTGTCGGGTGAAATGTTCTTTGAGATTATGATACTAGGATATAGGCTTCTGAAGTCAAACTGTACAATGTTTTCATGCAAGCCCTTTTCAGGTTCTTTAACATAGCCCCCAACCACCCTCTGGGTTCTTCTCATTTGCAGTTCCGAAGGTGACGGTTTATTAGGTACTAGTTCACCGTATTCAAATGCTTTTCTTATGAGGAACCATTCAACTTGTTGTCCAGTGGCCATCCTTGTTATGTCGAATAGTGGCTGCCCCACGATCCTTGTGATCTCCATGTTTAAGGGCAGTATTTTTTCAGCGATCTTATAGGTTGCGATCACGTCTCCAAGTGAATATTCGAAGAGCTGGTCCCTTAGACTTTTATTGTCCCAATATTCCCATAATTGGTCGCCGGGCAGTTCAACCTTCTTCTCACCAAACAATTCAAGGTATACTCTTTCGAGGGTGTATGTGTCAAGGTTTATGTAGCGTCGCATAACAGGATAAAGGTCGACATGTATTGTGCCCTTTATTGTTGTGGCTGTTGCAAAACCTCTCCTCATTGATTTTATTGTTGACCCGTCCCATCCTAGGTCGAGTTTAACACCTAGAAGATCTGCCCTTTTCCTTATATATGGGAAATCGAAATTGTCAGAATTGTACCCTACAAGTAACGCGGGCTTGGAACTTTTTATTATCTCGGCAAAGTTTTCTAGGAGTTCCTTCTCATCCTCTACAAGTTCGACAAAATCTAGGTGCCCTCCCTCTGTTGATATTATCCTTTTTTCCCGGCCATTATATAAGCTTATCATTATTATCTCATCT
Proteins encoded:
- a CDS encoding 5-formaminoimidazole-4-carboxamide-1-(beta)-D-ribofuranosyl 5'- monophosphate synthetase, with protein sequence MSKIKRDEILEIFEGYDEGDLTIATLGSHTSLHILHGAKMEGFKTTVVCERGREVPYQRFRVADEFIVVDEFKEIADEDVQEKLREMNSIIIPHGSFVAYAGLDRIENDFYVPMYGNRNILRWESERELERRLMKKAGIRIPYKYDDPEKIDRPVMVKFPGARGGRGYFVASSPEEFHEKIDLMIDRGWITEDEISDAHIEEYVAGTNFCIQYFYSALKDEVEILGMDSRYESNIDGLVRIPAKDQLDINLQPSYVITGNHAVAMRESLLPQAFDIGDKMAEAAKELVPPGLNGPFCLQTMCTDNLEIVTFEMSARSDGGTNTFMGGSTYSYLLYGEGMSMGRRAALEIKNAKDKGVLEEIIT
- a CDS encoding proteasome, subunit beta → MEDEKRLKGTTTVGITCKDGVVFATERRATMGNLIAHKVADKIFKVDEHIAATVAGSVADAQTLMKYLKAEAALYKMRNAERISIESAAALASNILHSNRFYPLIVQALLGGVDDTGAKIYSLDPTGGMILDKFISTGSGSPIAYGVLEDRYTEDLYVEEAIDIAIKAIKSAIERDTFSGNGIRVAIVTKEGFKMLSEEEVENRIKEL
- a CDS encoding metal-dependent RNase, with product MVSAVLEEIKKTIMQRLPSRVQVAKVEFEGPEVVIYTKNPEIISENGDLIRELAKDLRKRIIIRSDRSVLMEPEKAMEKIHEIVPKEAEITNISFDDVTCEVIIEAKKPGLVIGKYGSTSREIVKNIGWAPKILRTPPISSEIIQRIRRTLRKNSKERKKILQQLGNRIHQEIKYENDWARLTAIGGFREVGRSCLYLQTPNSKILLDCGVNVAGTDEKTSYPFLNVPEFAPDNLDAVIITHAHLDHSGFVPYLYHYGYDGPVYCTTPTRDLMTLLQLDHIDIAYREEQPLPFNIKHVKKCIKHTITLDYGEVTDIAPDIRLTLHNAGHILGSAMAHLHIGDGQHNMVYTGDFKYEQSRLLEPAVTRFPRLETLVMESTYGGKEDVQPSRNHAEKELIRTIYTTLRRGGKILIPVFAVGRAQELMVVLEEYIRTGLIDEVPVYIDGMIWEATAIHTARPEYLSKDLRDQIFHMGHNPFISDIFRKVNGMDERMDIIEGEPSIILSTSGMLTGGNSLEYFKWLCEDQRNSLVFVGYQAEGSLGRRLQKGWKEIPLKEDGKTRVYNVKMDIKTIEGFSGHSDRRQLMEYVKRVMPRPEKILICHGDNYKTLDLASSIYRTYKIETKTPLNLETVRIQ
- a CDS encoding phosphoribosylformylglycinamidine cyclo-ligase, which codes for MVTYADSGVDIDLEALTVSNIASKLKRTLKYADVLTDSGHFASIIRVGDKAIAMSTDGVGSKILVAKKMGKYNTIGIDCVAMVVNDILCVGAKPIAIVDYLAMEKPNPEIASEIGEGLAKGAELAETAIIGGETATLPEIINNLDLAATGIGITSPDDIITGESIKTGDILIGVESSGIHSNGLTLARKIFFKKLKLDADDPIPGSKDKIGDELLKPTRIYVKPILEVLSSGIKVHGLAHITGGGFANIKRLKDTVNYNIDNLPEPQIIFKTIHKNGVPIHEMYRVFNMGIGFILVVDEEDAKETIKIVQKTFKAKEIGTVEKEPAGTVKIKTYTKEDITL
- a CDS encoding sulfolactate dehydrogenase; translation: MRITSDDEKRIIIKILKALKVPEEHAKIVADVTLDADLKGFSSHGIGRFPQYVKGIKHGNIKTKGKIEIEKETSSTALINGNHLLGHFVTYKGMEIAIKKAKRTGVGLVGIHDSNHFGIAGYYSDMAIKEDMIGIVMANTEPAVAPLGGKEPILGTNPIAISMPSNKYYVSVDMATSASARGKLLEAARKGENIPEGIALDSDGNPTTDPKKALEGSILPFGGHKGYALSLMVEILAGPLVKAAIGREVKGTVNPYEKCTKGDLLLAINPSNFVNIKEFKEQVDKFVEEVKSTGKVLIPGDIEKMNMKKNLEEGIYIDNELLEEFKKIEKELNLDLNLEG
- a CDS encoding sulfopyruvate decarboxylase, alpha subunit yields the protein MDSSKAIYKALKDNRINFIVSVPCVNLAKVLEMIDSDNEIKHVPATREEEGFGIAAGAYMAGKNTAILMQNSGLGNSINVLASLYKLYRIPILMIISHRGTKGEFMNAQIPMGEATPLLLETLKIPYHVPSTPKEAYNAIKSAWKTAKKKRYPTAILLEVSYW
- a CDS encoding sulfopyruvate decarboxylase, beta subunit, whose product is MERIEAIKRIIEQLNDELVICNLGFPSRELYSIKDSPKHFYMLGSMGMASSIGLGLALSQKRKVIVLEGDGSLLMNLGSLVTIHAQAPKNLILIILDNGCYATTSSQCTYALQVDLSKLAKGIGFQKIFKSENPQEINMKKVLREEGPVIVHVKVEPGNANVPIIDISPEEIISRFMDEI
- a CDS encoding DNA polymerase, yielding MGKMILLDIDYVTVEDIPVIRLFGKDEDNRPIIALDRSFKPYIYAVPSDVDSCLDELEGAGFEDLEVMERKDLGRPIDVIKIILRHPQEVPRIREKVKSLEHVQEIREHDIPFYRRYLIDNDLFPMSKIELKGHSIESSSISSSDVEIIELDEPPRTIRSGFPELEILAFDIEVYNPHGMPNPEKDEIIMISLYNGREKRIISTEGGHLDFVELVEDEKELLENFAEIIKSSKPALLVGYNSDNFDFPYIRKRADLLGVKLDLGWDGSTIKSMRRGFATATTIKGTIHVDLYPVMRRYINLDTYTLERVYLELFGEKKVELPGDQLWEYWDNKSLRDQLFEYSLGDVIATYKIAEKILPLNMEITRIVGQPLFDITRMATGQQVEWFLIRKAFEYGELVPNKPSPSELQMRRTQRVVGGYVKEPEKGLHENIVQFDFRSLYPSIIISKNISPDTLTHDTGEECYIAPESGYRFRKKPRGFVPSIIGQILDERVKIKNQMRAAEEPMEKRILDVQQEALKRLANTMYGVYGYTRFRWYSLECAEAITAWGRKYIKKTIKEAERFGFHTVYADTDGFYATYRKK